One Cinclus cinclus chromosome 24, bCinCin1.1, whole genome shotgun sequence genomic window carries:
- the LOC134053219 gene encoding olfactory receptor 10C1-like: protein FLVLLSLPILTLMANTVIALITNSDNCLHTPMYFFLTQLSCWDICYLSVIIPSILENLMVGTVSISKTRCAMQMFSFLFLGVAECFLLAAMSLDGYFAVCSPLHYTIIMSSRVCRSLVVGAYICGTAVGLVHTLITFSSPLCGCAIDHFFCEIQPLLDLLCGNTLPSEIQVIVVAVFAILSPFSLVIYSCIPIVSTILHMASAESQEKAFSTCSSQLLVVTVFYGTAGSMYLRPKYSYCASVDKFLSLSYSLVTPLLNPIICSLRNKEVKGALKEKM, encoded by the coding sequence tttctagttttattatctcttccTATTCTCACCTTGATGGCGAACACAGTGATAGCTTTGATAACAAACAGTGATAATTGCCTTCACACCccgatgtatttcttcctcactcagctgtcctgttgggatatctgctatttgtctgtcattatcccaagtattctcgagaacctgatggtgggaacagtgagtatttccaagacaagatgtgcaatgcagatgttttccttccttttccttggagttgctgagtgttttctcttggccgccatgtcccttgatggttattttgcagtttgctcccCCTTGCATTACACAATTatcatgagcagcagggtctgcagaagcctggttgttggagcttacatctgtggaactgctgtgggcttagttcacaccctcatcaccttcagctcacccttgtgtggttgtgccattgaccacttcttctgtgagattcagcCACTCCTGGACCTGCTCTGTGGCAACACTCTCCcaagtgaaatccaggtcattgtggtggctgtctttgctattctgagtcctttctcactggtcatttattcctgtattcctatcgtttccacaattcttcacatggcatcagctgagagccaggagaaggcgttttccacttgctcctcacagctcctggttgtgactgttttttatggcactgcaggctccatgtacctgcggccaaaatacagctactgtgcatctgtggataaattcctctccctttcttattctctggtgactcctttattgaatcccatcatttgcagtttgaggaataaggaggtgaaaggagccctgaaggaaaaaatg
- the LOC134053158 gene encoding olfactory receptor 10C1-like — MILGNLSGLSEFRLLGFSGTSPLHPLLFVVLLSLHILTLMANTVIALITNSDNRLHTPMYFFLTQLSCWDICYLSVIIPSILENLMVGTVSISKTRCAMQMFSFLFFGVAECFLLAAMSLDGYFAVCSPLHYTMIMSSRVCRSLVVGAYICGTAVGLVHTLITFSSPLCGCAIDHFFCEIQPLLDVLCGNTLPSEIQVIVVAVFAILSPFSLVIYSYIGIVSTILHMASAESQEKAFSTCSSQLLVVTVFYGTAGSMYLRPKYSYCASVDKFLSLSYSLVTPLLNPIICSLRNKEVKGALKEKMEKT; from the coding sequence atgatccttgggaacctcagtggattgagtgaattcagactcctgggtttttctggaacctctcctttacaccctttgctctttgtagttttattatctcttcatATTCTCACCTTGATGGCGAACACAGTGATAGCTTTGATAACAAACAGTGATAATCGCCTTCACACCccgatgtatttcttcctcactcagctgtcctgttgggatatctgctatttgtctgtcattatcccaagtattctcgagaacctgatggtgggaacagtgagtatttccaagacaagatgtgcaatgcagatgttttccttccttttctttggagttgctgagtgttttctcttggccgccatgtcccttgatggttattttgcagtttgctcccCCTTGCATTACACAATGatcatgagcagcagggtctgcagaagcctggttgttggagcttacatctgtggaactgctgtgggcttagttcacaccctcatcaccttcagctcacccttgtgtggttgtgccattgaccacttcttctgtgagattcagcctctcctggacgtgctctgtggcaacactctcccaagtgaaatccaggtcattgtggtggctgtctttgctattctgagtcctttctcaCTGGTCATTTATTCCTATATTGGTATCGTTTCCACAATTCTTCACATggcatcagctgagagccaggagaaggccttttccacttgctcctcacagctcctggttgtgactgttttttatggcactgcaggctccatgtacctgcggccaaaatacagctactgtgcatctgtggataaattcctctccctttcttattctctggtgactcctttattgaatcccatcatttgcagtttgaggaataaggaggtgaaaggagccctgaaggaaaaaatggagaaaacctaa